Proteins co-encoded in one Haloarcula pelagica genomic window:
- a CDS encoding glycoside hydrolase family 15 protein, giving the protein MRLRTALNDYKRRLDEPFPGEAPTTTGTFSGFGDRLVYVERDGSFRDYSAELSGLHGVDRSRLGIDTGDGVLWFDHVEPIRQHYYRETALVETEYDAGAFSVHQYDLTLGRAHLTHVELRGEVPPDAQLVAFMTLAPEGKETQVSRLIHESAGYDDERVVEVYHRREHDYVAASTELEMAMGNRVETMGELLDDAAIEYPREHHEGKPDQEALTGDIVVTADLERVGRAARTTLATQLSDHDETSREQALIDVTHAARSHASVDALRDAALERSIDEVPEDTPNADAVTADLRALSLLTSSNGARLAAPEFDPFFEHTGGYGYTWFRDDSEVSAALLDADDRLGLDLDDQLLDSAMLYCRTQLDDGTWPHRIWAVDERLAPGWANERLEGDGDGYQADQTAAVTTYLAELLDEREDILDAQARSEIVGTIHDAIGGLDDALAENGLPERCQNAWEDMSGQFAHTTAKYLEAYATVADAPLEPGLREHAATQAERVYDALDELWSADREFYAMRLDDGDLDEVADSAALELAGAVRAYAEVEAVDEVTLTRLQSHVENVVDALYRDTGNGVTGLIRYEGDGWRTNEQAHEKLWSVATALGTTAAAELGMLLRTEGKAAEEPLDLAGELYSYLRNDGPFVTDAGFLAEQVFDDGNTDSAAPLGWSHAVRLRATAVLRDLGALPTPSAPEGPGDRPHWTTGEKFGVGTVADHHSDGSSKVWFTLTEGALTEVRYPRIDTMNLRTMDFLVVDRDEDSDYVARTHNEDRTDDHTETIERSVELLEEDALVYRHTVAETGDGHGHKWTLVADYVTDPEHDAVLSKVTFEADDDSTYDVFTVADTALTNTGDTDRGLLLGKPGDYSLAARDAAAFDVHDEDPLLVDDDGEPFNVAVALTSESAFDWASAEVAGTDRIDGLFVDGEIPHSSNEVDEENVVLVGRIGSGQSLSETVALGFAEESDTAGALGEADGALARGFDTVRAAYEDSWESFLADKELPASVAHDEALTAQYKASLMVLQACEDKTYHGAAIASPSVPWGEVVPADRPKAYGYNFVWSRDLYQTFTAFQAVGELETAQEALSYIYEYQQDDQGFIPQNTYLQGRTRWGGEQMDNISFPQVMAYHLAQQGIGFGDADYDYKNVRRSSDYVVRNGPVTAQERWEEESGFSPSSLAAEIAGLTCAGWLASETGHEGDALVWHAVADAWVDEVEDWTATEEGTSGLDQTPYYCRVTRHGDPDDGSRRALANGGPKLEERAIVDAGFLELVRLGIKPWDDETIRNSVSAVDDTIRVETPHGPAFYRYNGDGYGELERDPEGAPWHPHEPDGKGRLWPIFTGERGEYELLAGADGDNAPDRLLETMEGFANSGRMIPEQVWDVERPSDYNWEFGEGTGSATPLAWSMAQFVRLAHGIDNGEPIETPEVVRQRYLETERPAGPDLWVDTNYESGGLVVSVETDGDLVAIKTPAETTVTEPTSGKFVVRLDVVPGENQVTVAAATSTDLDTAGTTVEQFTL; this is encoded by the coding sequence ATGCGCCTGCGAACAGCGCTCAACGACTACAAACGTCGCCTCGACGAGCCGTTCCCTGGCGAGGCCCCCACGACGACGGGGACCTTCTCGGGATTCGGCGACAGACTCGTCTACGTCGAGCGTGACGGATCGTTCCGTGACTACTCCGCGGAACTCTCCGGACTCCACGGCGTCGACCGCTCCCGACTGGGGATCGACACCGGCGACGGCGTCCTCTGGTTCGATCACGTCGAACCGATCCGACAGCACTACTACCGCGAGACGGCCCTCGTCGAGACGGAATACGACGCGGGGGCGTTCAGCGTCCACCAGTACGACCTGACGCTCGGTCGGGCACACCTCACCCACGTCGAACTCCGTGGGGAGGTTCCGCCCGACGCACAGTTGGTCGCGTTCATGACCCTCGCGCCGGAAGGCAAGGAGACACAGGTCAGCCGGCTCATCCACGAGTCGGCCGGCTACGACGACGAGCGGGTCGTCGAAGTCTACCACCGCCGCGAACACGATTACGTCGCCGCCTCGACCGAACTGGAGATGGCGATGGGCAACCGTGTCGAGACGATGGGTGAACTCCTGGACGACGCCGCGATCGAGTACCCGCGCGAGCACCACGAGGGCAAGCCCGATCAGGAAGCACTGACCGGCGACATCGTCGTGACCGCCGACCTCGAACGGGTCGGCCGGGCCGCGCGGACGACACTGGCGACCCAGCTTTCGGACCACGACGAGACGAGCCGCGAACAGGCACTCATCGACGTGACCCACGCCGCGCGGTCACACGCCTCCGTCGACGCGCTCCGGGACGCAGCGCTCGAACGCTCGATCGACGAGGTCCCGGAAGACACGCCCAACGCGGACGCGGTCACCGCCGACCTCCGCGCGCTCTCCCTGTTGACGAGTTCGAACGGCGCTCGGCTGGCCGCGCCCGAGTTCGATCCGTTCTTCGAACACACGGGCGGCTACGGCTACACGTGGTTCCGGGACGACAGCGAGGTCTCGGCCGCGCTGCTCGACGCCGACGACCGACTCGGACTCGACCTCGACGACCAACTGCTCGACAGCGCCATGCTGTACTGTCGAACCCAGCTCGACGACGGGACCTGGCCACACCGGATCTGGGCCGTCGACGAGCGGCTCGCCCCCGGGTGGGCCAACGAGCGGCTCGAAGGCGACGGCGACGGCTACCAGGCCGACCAGACCGCCGCCGTCACGACCTACCTGGCGGAACTGCTCGACGAGCGCGAGGACATCCTCGACGCCCAGGCCCGTTCCGAGATCGTCGGGACCATCCACGACGCCATCGGCGGCCTCGACGACGCGCTCGCCGAGAACGGACTGCCCGAGCGGTGTCAGAACGCCTGGGAGGACATGTCCGGCCAGTTCGCCCACACCACCGCGAAGTACCTGGAGGCGTACGCGACAGTCGCCGACGCGCCCCTGGAGCCGGGGCTGCGGGAACACGCCGCCACGCAGGCCGAGCGTGTCTACGACGCGCTGGACGAACTGTGGAGCGCCGACCGGGAGTTCTACGCGATGCGCCTCGACGACGGCGACCTCGACGAGGTGGCCGACTCCGCCGCGCTGGAACTGGCCGGCGCCGTCCGCGCCTACGCCGAGGTCGAAGCCGTCGACGAGGTGACGCTGACCCGCCTGCAGTCCCACGTCGAGAACGTCGTCGACGCACTGTATCGGGACACCGGCAACGGTGTCACCGGGCTGATCCGCTACGAGGGCGACGGCTGGCGGACGAACGAACAGGCCCACGAGAAGCTCTGGTCGGTCGCGACCGCACTGGGGACCACCGCAGCCGCCGAACTCGGGATGCTCCTCCGGACGGAGGGCAAAGCGGCCGAGGAGCCGCTCGACCTGGCCGGTGAGCTGTACAGCTATCTCCGGAACGACGGCCCGTTCGTCACGGACGCCGGCTTCCTGGCCGAGCAGGTGTTCGACGACGGGAACACCGACAGCGCCGCGCCGCTTGGCTGGAGCCACGCGGTCCGGCTCCGAGCCACGGCAGTCCTGCGGGACCTGGGCGCGCTGCCGACGCCGTCGGCACCGGAAGGCCCCGGTGACAGACCCCACTGGACGACCGGCGAGAAGTTCGGCGTCGGGACCGTCGCCGACCACCACAGCGACGGCTCGTCGAAGGTCTGGTTCACCCTGACAGAGGGTGCGCTGACCGAGGTCCGCTACCCCCGGATCGACACGATGAACCTCCGGACGATGGACTTCCTGGTCGTCGACAGGGACGAGGACTCCGACTACGTCGCTCGGACACACAACGAGGACCGCACCGACGACCACACCGAGACGATCGAGCGCTCGGTCGAACTCCTCGAGGAGGACGCCCTCGTCTACCGACACACCGTCGCCGAGACCGGCGACGGGCACGGTCACAAGTGGACGCTGGTGGCCGACTACGTCACCGATCCCGAACACGACGCCGTGCTCTCGAAGGTGACCTTCGAGGCCGACGACGACAGTACGTACGATGTCTTTACCGTCGCGGACACGGCGCTGACGAACACGGGCGACACCGACCGGGGCCTCCTGCTCGGCAAGCCCGGGGACTACTCGCTCGCGGCCCGGGACGCGGCCGCGTTCGACGTGCACGACGAGGACCCGCTACTGGTCGACGACGACGGCGAGCCGTTCAACGTCGCCGTCGCGCTGACCAGCGAGTCCGCCTTCGACTGGGCCTCCGCCGAAGTGGCCGGCACGGACCGGATCGACGGTCTGTTCGTCGACGGCGAGATCCCCCACTCCTCGAACGAGGTCGACGAGGAGAACGTCGTCCTCGTGGGCCGGATCGGCTCCGGCCAGTCCCTCAGCGAGACGGTCGCGCTCGGCTTCGCCGAGGAGTCGGACACCGCCGGCGCGCTCGGGGAAGCCGACGGCGCCCTCGCACGCGGGTTCGACACCGTCAGAGCGGCCTACGAGGACAGCTGGGAGTCGTTCCTGGCCGACAAGGAACTGCCGGCCTCGGTCGCCCACGACGAGGCGCTGACGGCCCAGTACAAGGCCTCGTTGATGGTTCTCCAGGCCTGCGAGGACAAGACGTATCACGGTGCGGCGATCGCGAGCCCGTCGGTGCCGTGGGGCGAGGTCGTCCCCGCCGACCGGCCGAAAGCGTACGGCTACAACTTCGTCTGGTCGCGTGACCTCTACCAGACGTTCACCGCCTTCCAGGCGGTTGGCGAACTGGAGACCGCTCAGGAGGCGCTGTCGTACATCTACGAGTACCAGCAGGACGACCAGGGGTTCATCCCGCAAAACACCTACCTCCAGGGACGGACCCGCTGGGGCGGCGAACAGATGGACAACATCTCGTTCCCGCAGGTGATGGCCTACCACCTGGCACAGCAGGGCATCGGCTTCGGCGACGCCGACTACGACTACAAGAACGTCCGTCGCTCCTCGGACTACGTGGTCCGGAACGGCCCGGTCACCGCCCAGGAGCGCTGGGAGGAGGAGTCGGGCTTCTCGCCGAGTTCGCTTGCCGCGGAGATCGCCGGGCTGACGTGTGCCGGCTGGCTCGCGTCCGAGACCGGCCACGAGGGCGACGCGCTCGTCTGGCACGCCGTCGCCGACGCCTGGGTCGACGAGGTCGAGGACTGGACCGCCACCGAGGAGGGGACCAGCGGCCTCGATCAGACGCCGTACTACTGCCGGGTCACCCGACACGGGGACCCCGACGACGGCTCCCGTCGGGCGCTGGCGAACGGCGGGCCGAAACTCGAAGAGCGGGCCATCGTCGACGCCGGCTTCCTCGAACTCGTCCGCCTGGGGATCAAGCCCTGGGACGACGAGACGATCCGCAACAGCGTCTCCGCGGTCGACGACACGATCCGCGTCGAGACGCCCCACGGACCGGCGTTCTACCGGTACAACGGCGACGGCTACGGCGAACTCGAACGTGATCCCGAAGGAGCACCGTGGCATCCCCACGAACCCGACGGGAAGGGTCGGCTCTGGCCGATCTTCACCGGCGAGCGCGGGGAGTACGAACTGCTGGCCGGCGCGGACGGCGACAACGCGCCCGACCGACTGCTGGAGACGATGGAAGGGTTCGCCAACTCCGGCCGGATGATCCCCGAGCAGGTCTGGGACGTTGAGCGACCCAGCGACTACAACTGGGAGTTCGGCGAGGGGACCGGATCGGCGACGCCGCTGGCCTGGTCGATGGCCCAGTTCGTCCGACTGGCCCACGGGATCGACAACGGCGAGCCGATCGAGACGCCCGAAGTCGTCCGGCAGCGGTACCTAGAGACCGAGCGACCCGCCGGCCCGGACCTGTGGGTCGACACGAACTACGAGTCCGGCGGACTGGTGGTCAGCGTCGAGACCGACGGCGACCTCGTCGCGATCAAGACGCCGGCCGAGACGACCGTCACCGAGCCCACGAGCGGGAAGTTCGTCGTCAGGCTCGATGTCGTGCCCGGTGAGAACCAGGTGACCGTCGCCGCCGCGACGAGCACCGACCTGGACACCGCCGGGACGACCGTCGAGCAGTTCACGCTCTGA
- a CDS encoding PAS domain S-box protein, which translates to MDDPVEILHVEPTPEFAAETREHFDQVDGNVRVRTVSGATAALDELCTSRIDCVISDYEIPDSDGLELLQRVREEFPDLPFIIFTGAGSEAVASKALTGGATDYISKGDDTEQFDLLANRVLNAVERYRATRRAAAEERVSRVVRAVDRALVRADSEADIEGDCCEILSDADPYTFAWIGGVDEETGRIEPRAWGGGADEYLESITITADETPTGNGPAGRAVRTGTLAVSQNIHDDEAFEPWREAATEYGFQSVAAIPLHYESRRYGLLVVYADRSHAFDEAERDLLTDLGDDIAHAIHSRTIRSELRRTTARMEALFADAPDMITVHDTDGTLVDANRTTREQLGYTSEELDGMSVWEVDAEMDPAAARAFWDRMDNGSRHELETQFRRADGSTFPVAVHLRKTNVNGDTQFVVNSRDITARKERERRLETRSEALTAAIDGMAILDTDDRYVFVNPAHAEMYGYDDPDALLGESWRLCYGPDEEARFEREVFPELAEHREWFGEATGLRADGETFPQEVSLTRLDNGYLICVVRDVTERRTYLRNLEAIQRRTQALMETETVAETAQVAVETAQDILDAELSGFHVLDEADGRLRLLTETEPIGRTFEPLPGYHRRDDDPVSAVVWEAFDAGDPLYIPDTADHDRLAGNTPARSGVIQPIADHGVFIVSSTRPDAFDETDRALVDLLTSTLTVALRRVDRESLLQERERELTRQNERLEEFASVVSHDLRNPLEVVSGSLELAAQTGEEEHFDRGRRAVGRMEQLIDDLLSLAREGHPVGEMDKVDLGTVAERCWTTVATDEARLQVAESVELTASESRLKQLLENLFRNSVEHGSTGNRTGSDDSVEHGSTGSRPVGDDSVEHGEEGVTITVGALPSESGFYVADDGPGIPPDEREAVFESGYSTATEGTGFGLAIVDRIASVHGWDLSLAESDDGGVRFEVVTDPSA; encoded by the coding sequence ATGGACGACCCGGTCGAAATTCTCCACGTAGAACCGACCCCGGAGTTCGCCGCGGAAACCCGCGAACACTTCGACCAGGTCGACGGCAACGTCCGAGTCAGGACGGTGTCGGGAGCGACCGCGGCGCTGGACGAACTGTGCACGTCCCGGATCGACTGTGTGATCTCCGACTACGAGATCCCCGATTCGGACGGGCTGGAACTCCTCCAACGGGTCCGCGAGGAGTTCCCGGACCTGCCGTTTATCATCTTCACGGGAGCAGGGTCGGAGGCGGTCGCAAGCAAGGCCCTGACCGGTGGTGCGACCGATTACATCTCGAAAGGGGACGACACGGAACAGTTCGATCTTCTGGCAAACCGCGTCCTGAACGCCGTCGAGCGGTATCGTGCGACCCGCAGAGCGGCCGCCGAGGAACGCGTCAGCCGGGTGGTCAGGGCCGTCGACCGGGCGCTGGTCCGGGCGGACTCCGAGGCCGACATCGAGGGGGACTGCTGTGAGATACTCAGCGACGCCGATCCGTACACGTTCGCGTGGATCGGTGGGGTCGACGAGGAGACCGGCCGGATCGAGCCTCGCGCTTGGGGCGGTGGCGCGGACGAGTACCTGGAGTCGATCACGATAACTGCCGACGAGACGCCGACGGGGAACGGCCCCGCGGGCCGGGCGGTCAGGACGGGGACGCTGGCCGTCTCACAGAACATCCACGACGACGAGGCGTTCGAGCCCTGGCGCGAGGCCGCCACGGAGTACGGGTTCCAGTCCGTCGCCGCGATTCCGCTCCACTACGAGTCACGGCGCTACGGACTGCTCGTGGTGTACGCGGACCGATCCCACGCGTTCGACGAGGCGGAGCGAGACCTGCTGACCGACCTGGGCGACGACATCGCCCACGCCATCCACAGCCGGACGATCCGGAGCGAACTCCGCCGGACGACCGCCCGTATGGAGGCGCTGTTCGCCGATGCGCCCGACATGATCACCGTCCACGACACCGACGGGACGCTTGTCGACGCGAACCGGACGACCCGCGAGCAGCTGGGGTACACGAGCGAAGAACTCGACGGGATGTCGGTCTGGGAGGTCGACGCGGAGATGGACCCGGCGGCAGCGCGGGCGTTCTGGGACCGGATGGACAACGGGAGCCGCCACGAACTGGAGACACAGTTTCGTCGGGCGGACGGGTCGACGTTTCCCGTCGCGGTCCACTTGCGCAAGACGAACGTGAACGGGGACACCCAGTTCGTCGTCAACAGCCGCGACATCACCGCTCGGAAGGAGCGCGAACGGCGACTGGAGACACGGTCCGAGGCGCTCACCGCTGCCATCGACGGGATGGCTATCCTCGACACCGACGACAGGTACGTCTTCGTGAACCCGGCCCACGCCGAGATGTACGGGTACGACGACCCGGACGCGCTTCTCGGCGAGAGCTGGCGGCTGTGTTACGGACCCGACGAGGAAGCCCGCTTCGAGCGCGAGGTGTTCCCCGAACTCGCCGAACACAGGGAGTGGTTCGGCGAAGCTACCGGACTCCGGGCCGACGGCGAGACGTTCCCGCAGGAGGTCTCGCTGACGAGACTCGACAACGGGTACCTCATCTGTGTCGTCAGGGACGTGACCGAGCGACGGACCTACCTCCGGAACCTCGAAGCGATCCAGCGCCGGACTCAGGCGCTGATGGAGACAGAAACCGTCGCCGAGACGGCGCAGGTGGCGGTCGAGACGGCACAGGACATCCTGGACGCGGAACTCAGCGGCTTCCACGTTCTCGACGAGGCGGACGGGCGGCTCCGGCTACTGACCGAGACCGAACCGATCGGCCGAACCTTCGAGCCACTGCCGGGGTACCACCGCCGGGACGACGACCCTGTCTCGGCGGTCGTCTGGGAGGCCTTCGACGCCGGCGATCCCCTCTACATCCCTGACACCGCCGACCACGACCGACTCGCCGGCAACACGCCGGCGCGGAGCGGCGTCATCCAACCGATCGCCGACCACGGCGTGTTCATCGTCTCCTCGACGCGCCCCGACGCCTTCGACGAGACCGACCGGGCGCTCGTCGACCTGCTCACGTCGACGCTGACGGTCGCGCTTCGCCGGGTCGACCGCGAGTCGCTCCTGCAGGAACGGGAACGCGAGCTCACGCGCCAGAACGAGCGTCTAGAGGAGTTCGCGAGCGTCGTCAGCCACGACCTGCGGAACCCGCTGGAAGTGGTGAGCGGGTCGCTGGAACTGGCCGCACAGACGGGCGAGGAGGAGCACTTCGACCGGGGCCGCCGAGCCGTCGGTCGGATGGAACAGCTCATCGACGACCTGCTGTCGCTGGCCCGGGAGGGACACCCGGTCGGCGAGATGGACAAGGTCGACCTCGGGACCGTCGCCGAACGCTGCTGGACGACCGTCGCCACCGACGAGGCACGGCTCCAGGTCGCGGAGTCCGTCGAACTCACCGCCAGCGAGAGCCGACTGAAACAGCTCCTCGAAAATCTGTTTCGGAACAGCGTCGAACATGGTTCGACGGGCAATCGGACGGGGTCCGATGACAGCGTGGAGCATGGCTCCACGGGCAGTCGGCCGGTGGGAGACGACAGCGTGGAGCACGGCGAGGAGGGGGTGACCATCACCGTCGGGGCGCTGCCCTCCGAGTCCGGGTTCTACGTCGCCGACGACGGGCCGGGGATTCCCCCGGACGAACGCGAGGCAGTCTTCGAGAGCGGCTACTCGACGGCCACCGAGGGAACCGGGTTCGGGCTCGCGATCGTCGACCGCATCGCGTCGGTCCACGGGTGGGACCTCTCGCTGGCCGAGAGCGACGACGGCGGGGTCCGGTTCGAAGTGGTGACCGATCCGTCGGCGTGA
- a CDS encoding CPBP family intramembrane glutamic endopeptidase, translated as MTLATDRESDSGASLPPRVRAGLAALGITVVALVTGIVGIVAAGVVLRAVGVLTAPAVWALKLHSVQVGFAAFAAVFLAWRGDLGHYCKLRVPTLADAAWIVAIPLVFAAQGVVLSPVLAALGLPHPDQGTAVGSIDLATRPLLWPAAFVGMFLFAAPAEELVYRGIVQGTLRRAFDVAGVVVLGGLLFGLMHVLIGFLTPSVAPAGALRWGLTTALPGMVWGYAYERTENLIVTAVTHAMSWTISFHELVLELAPL; from the coding sequence GTGACCCTCGCAACCGACCGCGAGTCCGACAGCGGTGCCTCGCTGCCCCCGCGAGTCCGCGCCGGGCTGGCGGCGCTCGGCATCACCGTCGTCGCGTTGGTGACTGGAATCGTCGGCATCGTCGCTGCCGGTGTGGTCCTCCGCGCCGTCGGCGTCCTGACGGCCCCCGCTGTCTGGGCCCTCAAGCTCCACTCCGTTCAGGTCGGGTTCGCGGCCTTCGCAGCCGTGTTTCTCGCCTGGCGCGGCGACCTCGGCCACTACTGCAAACTCCGCGTCCCGACGCTGGCAGACGCCGCCTGGATCGTCGCCATCCCGCTGGTGTTCGCGGCACAGGGCGTCGTCCTCTCCCCGGTGTTGGCCGCCCTGGGACTGCCACATCCCGATCAGGGGACTGCCGTAGGGAGTATCGACCTCGCGACCCGGCCGCTGCTGTGGCCGGCCGCGTTCGTCGGGATGTTCCTCTTTGCCGCCCCGGCCGAGGAACTCGTCTACCGTGGGATCGTCCAGGGGACGCTTCGTCGGGCGTTCGACGTGGCGGGCGTGGTAGTGCTTGGCGGACTCCTGTTCGGACTCATGCACGTCCTGATCGGCTTCCTCACGCCGAGCGTCGCGCCGGCCGGTGCGCTCCGCTGGGGGCTCACCACGGCTCTCCCGGGGATGGTGTGGGGGTATGCCTACGAACGCACGGAGAACTTGATCGTGACGGCGGTCACGCACGCGATGTCGTGGACGATTTCCTTCCACGAGCTGGTCCTGGAACTGGCCCCGCTCTGA
- a CDS encoding mandelate racemase/muconate lactonizing enzyme family protein, with the protein MGQANDVDYADLHDPNAEYTMRELSAETMGVTAKRGGGRDVEITDVQTTMVDGNFPWTLVRIYTDAGIVGTGEAYWGAGVPELIERMKPFVVGENPLDIDRLYEHLIQKMSGEGSVEGVTVTAIAGIEVALHDLAGKILEVPAYQLLGGKYRDEMRVYCDCHTEEEADADACAEEARRVVDELGYDALKFDLDVPSGLEKDRANRHLRPGEIRHKAEIVEKVTEEVKDEADVAFDCHWTFSGSSGKRLAEAIEEYDVWWLEDPVPPENLEVQEEVTKSTTTPITVGENRYRVTEERRLIENQAVDMVAPDMPKVGGMRETRKVADVANQYYIPVAMHNVSSPIATMASAHVGAAVPNSLAVEYHSYELGWWEDLVEEDVIEDGYIEIPEEPGLGLTLDMDAVEEHMVEGDTLFDEE; encoded by the coding sequence ATGGGACAGGCAAACGACGTGGATTACGCTGACCTGCACGATCCGAACGCGGAGTACACGATGCGCGAACTCTCGGCGGAGACGATGGGCGTCACCGCGAAACGCGGTGGCGGCCGCGATGTCGAGATCACCGATGTCCAGACCACGATGGTCGACGGGAACTTCCCGTGGACACTGGTCCGCATCTACACCGACGCCGGCATCGTCGGGACGGGCGAGGCCTACTGGGGCGCCGGCGTTCCGGAACTCATCGAGCGGATGAAGCCGTTCGTCGTCGGCGAGAACCCGCTGGACATCGACCGCCTCTACGAGCACCTCATCCAGAAGATGTCGGGTGAAGGGAGCGTCGAGGGCGTCACGGTCACCGCCATCGCCGGTATCGAGGTCGCGCTGCACGACCTCGCCGGCAAGATCCTCGAAGTCCCGGCCTACCAGCTACTGGGCGGGAAGTACCGCGACGAGATGCGCGTCTACTGTGACTGTCACACCGAGGAAGAGGCCGACGCCGACGCCTGCGCCGAGGAGGCCCGCCGTGTCGTCGACGAACTCGGCTACGACGCCCTCAAGTTCGACCTGGACGTGCCCAGCGGCCTGGAGAAAGACCGCGCGAACCGCCACCTCCGGCCCGGCGAGATCCGCCACAAGGCCGAGATCGTCGAGAAAGTCACCGAGGAAGTCAAAGACGAGGCCGACGTGGCCTTCGACTGTCACTGGACGTTCAGCGGGAGTTCGGGGAAGCGCCTGGCCGAAGCCATCGAGGAGTACGATGTCTGGTGGCTCGAAGACCCCGTCCCGCCGGAGAACCTCGAAGTCCAGGAGGAGGTCACCAAGTCCACGACGACGCCGATCACCGTCGGGGAGAACCGCTACCGCGTGACCGAGGAACGCCGCCTCATCGAGAACCAGGCCGTCGACATGGTCGCACCCGACATGCCGAAGGTCGGCGGGATGCGCGAGACCCGCAAGGTCGCGGATGTCGCCAACCAGTACTACATCCCGGTCGCGATGCACAACGTCTCCTCGCCGATCGCGACGATGGCGAGCGCCCACGTCGGCGCCGCCGTGCCGAACTCGCTGGCCGTCGAGTACCACTCCTACGAACTCGGCTGGTGGGAGGACCTGGTCGAGGAGGATGTCATCGAGGACGGCTACATCGAGATTCCGGAGGAGCCCGGACTCGGCCTCACCCTCGACATGGACGCCGTCGAAGAGCACATGGTCGAGGGCGACACCCTCTTCGACGAGGAGTGA
- a CDS encoding ABC transporter substrate-binding protein: MSRASTGGGADVELLHRLVGGDGGAALEALLEGFTQQHPGVPLSDVTNENLSLTVKSRILKEDPPDIWIEWPGKNLEPYADAGVIGDLSPVWNDSDMERNYLDGPTEAARLDGTYRAVPLNIHRINNLFINPSLADEVGVDPSRIDSPSAFADELERIDTETDHVGMLFPMKNPWTVLQVFETVLLGEEGHDTYRAISDGQASQHRREIVQALEIVQRYGAVATDDRVYLSLTDANERFVEGGSVFFHQGDWAAGAYTETEGFDYESEWSHVPFPGTEGYYAMNMDSIVSAADTDNPSAVETFLRYAGSADGQRRFNQKKGSIPPRTDVDTGQFTQFLQDQQRAFQQSRSQPLSITHGLGVRPDQLIELKTAMSAFVSTWDVESAADAVITALEHAA; this comes from the coding sequence ATGTCACGGGCATCGACTGGGGGCGGGGCGGATGTCGAGTTGCTACATCGACTCGTCGGCGGCGACGGCGGGGCCGCACTGGAGGCGCTCTTGGAGGGGTTCACACAGCAACATCCCGGCGTCCCGCTGAGCGATGTCACCAACGAGAACCTGAGTCTGACAGTCAAGAGCCGGATTCTCAAGGAGGACCCCCCGGATATCTGGATCGAGTGGCCGGGCAAGAACCTCGAACCGTACGCCGACGCGGGCGTCATCGGTGACCTGTCGCCGGTCTGGAACGACAGCGACATGGAGCGCAACTACCTCGACGGCCCGACGGAAGCCGCACGGCTCGACGGGACCTATCGGGCAGTCCCGCTGAACATCCACCGCATCAACAACCTCTTTATCAATCCCTCGCTGGCCGACGAGGTCGGTGTCGACCCGTCACGGATCGACAGCCCCAGCGCGTTTGCCGACGAACTGGAACGGATCGACACCGAGACCGACCACGTCGGGATGTTGTTCCCGATGAAAAACCCCTGGACGGTGCTCCAGGTCTTCGAGACGGTCCTGCTGGGCGAGGAGGGCCACGACACTTATCGGGCAATCAGCGACGGCCAGGCGAGTCAGCACCGCCGTGAGATCGTCCAGGCTCTAGAGATCGTCCAGCGCTACGGCGCGGTCGCGACGGACGACCGCGTGTACCTCTCGCTGACGGACGCGAACGAACGGTTCGTCGAGGGCGGTTCGGTGTTCTTCCACCAGGGCGACTGGGCAGCAGGGGCGTACACGGAAACAGAGGGGTTCGATTACGAGTCCGAGTGGTCTCACGTCCCGTTCCCGGGGACGGAGGGCTACTACGCGATGAACATGGACTCGATCGTCTCTGCCGCCGACACGGACAACCCATCGGCCGTCGAGACGTTCCTGCGCTATGCCGGCTCCGCCGACGGCCAGCGCCGGTTCAACCAGAAGAAGGGGTCGATCCCGCCCCGGACGGATGTCGACACCGGCCAGTTCACGCAGTTCCTGCAGGACCAGCAGCGGGCGTTCCAGCAGTCCCGGAGTCAACCTCTCTCGATCACCCACGGTCTCGGCGTCCGCCCGGACCAGCTCATCGAACTCAAGACGGCGATGTCCGCGTTCGTCTCGACGTGGGACGTGGAGTCGGCCGCCGACGCCGTCATCACGGCACTGGAACACGCGGCGTGA